Proteins found in one Nocardia brasiliensis ATCC 700358 genomic segment:
- a CDS encoding AAA family ATPase: MTDDRFASRGGFIRRVLLHPDTVTDHYPFTLPAVRYLAESQGLPLPPGVTFLTGENGSGKSTLLEAIAVAAGFNPEGGSRNFRFATRATESSLGDHLVLQRSIHKPQNSFFLRAESYYNVASEIERLDRGGGPPLLPAYGGVSPHERSHGESFVDLVLHRFGPRGLYLLDEPEAALSVRGCLAVLARFAELAEQGSQIVVATHSPVLLALPGATILEIADDGTISTVDYDDALPVHLTRDFLAAPEKFLRHLLPGGR; encoded by the coding sequence GTGACGGATGACCGTTTCGCATCGCGAGGTGGTTTCATCCGGCGCGTTCTGCTGCACCCGGACACGGTCACCGATCACTATCCGTTCACGTTGCCGGCCGTGCGGTATCTGGCCGAATCCCAAGGCCTGCCGTTGCCGCCTGGAGTCACGTTCCTGACGGGCGAGAACGGTTCCGGCAAGTCCACGCTGCTCGAGGCGATCGCGGTCGCCGCCGGATTCAACCCGGAAGGCGGAAGCCGGAACTTCCGGTTCGCCACCCGCGCCACCGAATCGTCGCTGGGTGACCATCTGGTCCTGCAGCGAAGCATCCACAAGCCGCAGAACAGCTTCTTTTTGCGGGCGGAGTCGTACTACAACGTGGCTTCGGAGATCGAGCGACTCGATCGCGGCGGCGGGCCGCCGCTGTTGCCCGCCTACGGTGGCGTCTCACCGCACGAGCGCTCCCACGGCGAATCGTTCGTCGATCTGGTGCTGCATCGCTTCGGTCCGCGTGGGCTGTATCTGCTGGACGAGCCGGAGGCGGCGCTCTCGGTTCGTGGCTGCCTGGCGGTGCTCGCGCGCTTCGCAGAACTCGCAGAGCAGGGCAGCCAGATCGTCGTGGCCACCCACTCCCCCGTGCTGCTCGCGCTCCCGGGCGCGACCATCCTCGAGATCGCCGACGACGGCACGATCAGCACCGTGGACTACGACGACGCACTCCCGGTGCATCTAACCCGCGACTTCCTCGCCGCCCCAGAAAAGTTCCTGCGCCATCTGCTGCCCGGCGGGCGGTAG
- a CDS encoding amino acid ABC transporter ATP-binding protein, with protein sequence MSASLTGTGLHLTLGHNHVLRGIDIHVDAGKTTTVIGPSGSGKSTLLRVLNRLHEPDRGDVLLDGASVLTEDPDKLRQRIGMVFQHFNLFPHKSVADNVALGPRKLRGLSKEAARALAVEQLEIVGLSDKVDTRPANLSGGQQQRVAIARALAMKPEVMFFDEATSALDPELVKGVLALMADLASGGMSMIVVTHEMGFARTVSDSVVFMDEGRVVETGTPDALFDNAQTPRLQRFLSQVL encoded by the coding sequence ATGAGTGCTTCCCTCACCGGTACCGGACTGCATCTCACGCTCGGGCACAACCACGTGCTGCGCGGGATCGATATCCACGTCGACGCGGGCAAGACCACCACGGTCATCGGCCCGTCCGGCTCGGGCAAATCGACGCTGCTGCGCGTGCTGAACCGGCTGCACGAGCCCGACCGGGGCGACGTGCTGCTGGACGGCGCGTCGGTGCTCACCGAGGACCCGGACAAGCTGCGCCAGCGCATCGGCATGGTGTTCCAGCACTTCAACCTGTTTCCGCACAAGAGCGTGGCCGACAATGTGGCGCTCGGCCCGCGCAAGCTGCGCGGGCTGTCCAAGGAAGCGGCTCGCGCGCTCGCGGTGGAACAGCTCGAGATCGTCGGGTTGTCCGACAAGGTCGACACGCGGCCGGCGAACCTGTCCGGCGGGCAGCAGCAGCGCGTCGCGATCGCCCGCGCGCTGGCGATGAAGCCGGAGGTGATGTTCTTCGACGAGGCCACCTCGGCGCTGGACCCCGAGCTGGTCAAGGGTGTGCTCGCGCTGATGGCCGACCTGGCCTCGGGGGGCATGTCGATGATCGTGGTGACCCACGAAATGGGCTTCGCCCGAACGGTTTCCGACAGCGTGGTGTTCATGGACGAAGGTCGGGTGGTGGAGACCGGGACGCCCGACGCGCTGTTCGACAACGCGCAGACGCCACGCTTACAGCGTTTTCTGTCGCAGGTGCTCTAA
- a CDS encoding ABC transporter substrate-binding protein/permease, translating to MAGLPAVRSRALIAVILLAVGLAATACGSGSDGASSERNLCSPPGVSAASAAPTNLASAQTAGADKYTTATTAPVSAIDVSKLGLITPGKLSVGTLSDAPPSICVDGAGAFTGFDNELLRAIGAKLGLQVEFSGTDFAGLLAQVAGGRFDVGSSNITTTDARRQLVGFTNGYDFGYFSLVAPADSAIKGFSDLNRGTRIAVVQGTVQDEFVVNTLHLDPVKFPDYNTAYANLKSGQVDAWVAPSAQAAGAIKPGDGTTVSQNTFSLDNFVGYAVAKNNRPLIDALNSGLDAVIADGTYAKLYQDWVPRELPPGWQPGSKAAPLPQLPDFAALAAQQKPDDTAQSAPKSTLQQLKDTFFDWSLYRKAFPDLFKTGLPNTLILAVVSGVLGTVLGMLLAVAGISRTRWLRWPARVYTDIFRGLPAVVIILLIGLGIGPVARNVTGNNPYWLGAVALALLASAYIGEIFRSGIQSVEAGQLEAARAIGFGYRQAMTLVVIPQGVRRVLPALMNQFIALIKDSSLIYFLGLLATQRELFAVGRDLNAQTGNLSPLVAAGLVYLLLTIPLTHLVNYIDRRMRTGGPDRPIDPVETATITEGRG from the coding sequence ATGGCTGGTCTGCCCGCTGTGCGGTCTCGTGCGTTGATCGCCGTGATATTGCTTGCCGTCGGTCTCGCGGCCACGGCGTGTGGTTCCGGCTCCGATGGTGCTTCCTCGGAGCGCAACCTGTGTTCCCCGCCCGGGGTGAGCGCGGCCTCGGCCGCGCCGACCAACCTGGCGTCGGCGCAGACCGCGGGCGCGGACAAATACACCACCGCGACCACCGCGCCGGTCTCCGCGATCGACGTCTCGAAGCTCGGCTTGATCACGCCGGGCAAGCTCAGCGTCGGCACGCTCTCCGACGCGCCGCCGAGCATCTGCGTCGACGGCGCGGGCGCCTTCACCGGATTCGACAACGAGCTGTTGCGCGCGATCGGCGCGAAACTCGGTCTGCAGGTGGAGTTCTCGGGCACCGATTTCGCCGGGCTGCTGGCGCAGGTGGCGGGCGGGCGCTTCGACGTCGGCTCGTCGAACATCACCACCACCGATGCGCGCAGGCAGCTGGTCGGCTTCACCAATGGCTACGACTTCGGCTACTTCTCGCTGGTCGCGCCGGCCGACAGTGCGATCAAAGGGTTCTCGGACCTGAACCGCGGCACCCGGATCGCGGTCGTGCAGGGCACGGTGCAGGACGAGTTCGTGGTCAACACACTGCATTTGGATCCGGTGAAGTTCCCCGACTACAACACCGCCTACGCGAACCTGAAGTCCGGCCAGGTCGACGCCTGGGTCGCGCCGTCGGCGCAGGCGGCGGGCGCGATCAAGCCCGGCGACGGAACGACGGTGTCGCAGAACACCTTCAGCTTGGACAACTTCGTCGGCTACGCGGTGGCCAAGAACAACCGGCCGCTGATCGACGCGCTCAACAGCGGCCTCGACGCGGTGATCGCCGACGGCACCTACGCCAAGCTCTACCAGGACTGGGTGCCGCGCGAACTGCCGCCGGGCTGGCAGCCGGGCTCCAAGGCCGCGCCGCTGCCGCAGCTGCCCGACTTCGCCGCCCTCGCCGCCCAGCAGAAGCCGGACGACACCGCGCAGAGCGCGCCGAAATCCACACTGCAACAACTGAAGGACACGTTCTTCGATTGGTCGTTGTACCGCAAGGCTTTTCCAGACCTGTTCAAGACCGGTCTGCCGAATACGCTGATCCTGGCGGTGGTTTCGGGCGTGCTCGGCACCGTGCTCGGCATGTTGCTCGCGGTGGCGGGCATCTCCCGGACGCGATGGCTGCGCTGGCCCGCCCGGGTGTACACCGATATTTTCCGCGGCCTGCCCGCCGTAGTGATCATCCTGTTGATCGGCCTGGGCATCGGGCCGGTGGCGCGCAACGTGACCGGGAACAATCCGTATTGGCTCGGCGCCGTCGCACTGGCCCTGCTGGCCTCGGCCTATATCGGTGAGATCTTCCGCTCCGGTATCCAGTCCGTCGAGGCCGGCCAGTTGGAGGCGGCCCGCGCCATCGGGTTCGGCTACCGGCAGGCGATGACGCTGGTGGTGATCCCGCAGGGCGTGCGGCGGGTGCTGCCCGCGCTGATGAACCAGTTCATCGCGCTGATCAAGGACTCGTCGCTGATCTACTTCCTCGGCCTGCTCGCCACCCAGCGTGAGCTGTTCGCGGTCGGCCGGGACCTGAACGCGCAGACCGGAAACCTCTCCCCGCTGGTCGCCGCGGGCCTGGTCTACCTGCTGCTCACCATCCCGCTCACCCACCTGGTGAACTACATCGACCGCCGGATGCGCACCGGCGGGCCGGACCGGCCGATCGACCCGGTCGAGACCGCCACGATCACGGAAGGGCGCGGGTAG
- a CDS encoding LLM class F420-dependent oxidoreductase has product MNRPVRIAVQLKPQHSPKYGLIRDAVRRAEDAGVDIVFNWDHFYPLTGDPAGAHFECWTMLGAIAEQTERVELGALVTGGGYRNPDLLADMARTVDHISDGRLILGIGAGWFQKDYDQYGYDFGTAGSRLALLKENMARLTARLRALNPAPTREIPILIGGGGERKTLRLVAEYAHMWHSFSGLDELAHKNKVLAEHCGAVGTDDARIERSVQWPGRAQAPAFVAAGVSTFTIGVDGPDYDLSEAERAIRWRDEVNPEQVSGLA; this is encoded by the coding sequence ATGAACCGGCCGGTTCGGATCGCAGTGCAGCTGAAGCCGCAGCACTCCCCGAAGTACGGGCTCATCCGCGACGCGGTGCGCCGCGCCGAGGATGCGGGTGTGGACATCGTCTTCAACTGGGATCACTTCTATCCGCTCACCGGCGATCCCGCGGGCGCGCACTTCGAGTGCTGGACCATGCTCGGCGCGATCGCCGAGCAGACCGAACGGGTGGAGCTCGGCGCACTGGTCACCGGCGGCGGCTACCGCAACCCGGATCTGCTCGCCGACATGGCGCGCACGGTGGACCACATCAGCGACGGCCGGCTCATCCTCGGCATCGGCGCGGGCTGGTTCCAGAAGGACTATGACCAGTACGGCTACGACTTCGGCACGGCGGGCAGCAGGCTCGCGCTGCTGAAGGAGAACATGGCCCGGCTCACCGCCCGGCTGCGTGCGCTGAACCCGGCGCCGACCCGCGAGATCCCGATCCTCATCGGCGGCGGTGGCGAACGTAAGACGCTGCGCCTGGTCGCCGAGTACGCGCACATGTGGCACAGCTTCTCCGGTCTGGACGAACTCGCGCACAAGAACAAGGTGCTCGCCGAGCATTGCGGCGCCGTCGGCACCGACGACGCGCGGATCGAGCGTTCCGTGCAGTGGCCGGGGCGCGCGCAGGCGCCCGCCTTCGTCGCGGCGGGTGTGTCTACTTTCACTATCGGCGTCGACGGGCCGGACTACGACCTCAGTGAGGCCGAACGCGCGATCCGCTGGCGCGACGAGGTGAACCCGGAACAGGTCAGCGGGCTCGCCTGA
- a CDS encoding tellurite resistance/C4-dicarboxylate transporter family protein — protein sequence MAQRWWRELPPAAGSFVMATGIVSIGLHLIGFEVVSWVLLALAVLVWLLLVFDFAERLLRNRARWTAEADTPPALTGVAATTVLGSRIAQLGLPALAAVLLLGAMLLWPLLLHGVLRHTRRRMPGVVFLVCVSTQGLAVLASTLALAGAGGWLILAASVFFSLGLLLYVAALVHFDVEQVWTGAGDQWIATGALAISALAASKLVAAHQLSGGMHGLLRVVALIVLGLNLIGYAVLMVAEVVRPRPGYDIRRWATVFPLGMTAVATLSTGAAVGVPALHLLGEFLLVVAVGAWVLTFAVLLTDRSTFQPHRA from the coding sequence GTGGCACAGCGATGGTGGCGTGAACTACCGCCCGCGGCGGGGTCGTTCGTGATGGCCACGGGCATCGTGTCGATCGGGCTGCACCTGATCGGCTTCGAGGTCGTGTCCTGGGTCCTGCTAGCGCTGGCCGTGCTCGTCTGGCTGCTGCTGGTGTTCGATTTCGCGGAGCGGTTGCTGCGCAATCGCGCTCGCTGGACAGCCGAGGCCGATACCCCGCCCGCGCTCACCGGTGTCGCGGCGACCACGGTGCTCGGCAGCCGGATCGCGCAACTGGGTCTGCCCGCGCTGGCGGCGGTGCTGCTCCTCGGAGCGATGTTGTTGTGGCCGTTGCTGTTACACGGCGTGCTGCGCCATACCCGGCGACGCATGCCGGGTGTCGTTTTCCTGGTGTGCGTCTCGACGCAGGGTCTGGCTGTCTTGGCGAGTACCTTGGCGCTCGCCGGGGCAGGCGGTTGGCTGATCCTCGCCGCGTCGGTGTTCTTCTCGCTCGGGCTGCTGCTCTACGTCGCAGCCCTGGTGCATTTCGATGTCGAACAGGTGTGGACCGGGGCGGGTGATCAATGGATCGCCACCGGAGCGTTGGCCATCTCGGCCCTGGCCGCATCGAAACTCGTTGCGGCCCACCAGCTGTCCGGCGGCATGCACGGGCTGTTGCGCGTCGTCGCGCTGATCGTGCTGGGCCTCAACCTGATCGGCTACGCCGTCCTGATGGTCGCCGAGGTCGTGCGCCCGCGACCCGGCTACGACATCCGGCGCTGGGCCACCGTCTTCCCGCTGGGCATGACCGCCGTCGCGACCCTGTCCACCGGTGCGGCCGTGGGTGTGCCCGCACTGCACCTCCTGGGGGAGTTCTTGCTGGTCGTGGCGGTGGGCGCCTGGGTGCTGACCTTCGCGGTCCTGCTCACCGACCGCAGCACCTTCCAGCCGCATCGCGCCTGA
- a CDS encoding ABC transporter ATP-binding protein: MATVTFDRATRLYPGSTKPAVDQLNLEIEDGEFLVLVGPSGCGKSTSLRMLAGLEDVSDGRILIGANDVTHAEPKERDIAMVFQNYALYPHMTVAENMGFALKLAKVAKAEKDKRVLEAAQLLDLEPYLDRKPKALSGGQRQRVAMGRAIVRQPQVFLMDEPLSNLDAKLRVQTRTQIAQLQRRLGTTTVYVTHDQVEAMTMGDRVAVLKDGLLQQCATPRDLYQDPVNVFVAGFMGSPAMNLFTLPVSGGTVSLGGHELPLPRSVVDAAEGSVSVGIRPEHFELNGAGGGIEMEVDVVEELGSDAYIYGRTTSQGNAAGETIVARADWRNPPSKGTRVRLSTDPVHTYFFSSADGRRLN, encoded by the coding sequence ATGGCCACAGTGACCTTCGACCGCGCGACGCGGCTGTACCCCGGCTCCACCAAACCCGCCGTCGACCAGTTGAATCTGGAGATCGAAGACGGTGAATTCCTGGTCCTCGTCGGCCCTTCCGGTTGCGGCAAGTCGACCTCGCTGCGCATGCTCGCCGGCTTGGAGGACGTGAGCGACGGGCGCATCCTGATCGGCGCCAACGACGTGACGCACGCCGAACCCAAGGAACGCGATATCGCGATGGTGTTCCAGAACTACGCGCTCTACCCGCACATGACCGTCGCCGAGAACATGGGCTTCGCACTGAAACTGGCCAAGGTCGCCAAGGCGGAGAAGGACAAGCGCGTGCTCGAGGCGGCGCAGCTGCTCGACCTGGAGCCGTATCTGGACCGCAAGCCCAAGGCGTTGTCCGGTGGTCAGCGCCAGCGCGTCGCGATGGGCCGCGCGATCGTGCGCCAGCCCCAGGTGTTCCTGATGGACGAGCCGCTGTCGAACCTGGACGCGAAACTGCGCGTGCAGACCCGTACCCAGATCGCGCAACTGCAGCGCCGGCTCGGCACCACCACCGTGTACGTCACGCACGACCAGGTCGAGGCGATGACCATGGGCGATCGCGTCGCGGTGCTGAAAGACGGTCTGCTGCAACAGTGCGCGACCCCGCGCGACCTGTACCAGGATCCGGTCAACGTGTTCGTCGCCGGGTTCATGGGCTCGCCCGCGATGAACCTGTTCACGCTGCCGGTGTCCGGCGGGACCGTATCGCTCGGCGGCCACGAACTGCCGCTGCCCCGTTCGGTGGTGGACGCGGCCGAGGGTTCGGTGTCGGTCGGCATCCGCCCCGAGCACTTCGAACTCAACGGCGCGGGCGGCGGTATCGAGATGGAAGTCGACGTGGTCGAGGAACTCGGCTCCGACGCCTACATCTACGGCCGCACCACCTCGCAGGGCAACGCCGCCGGGGAAACCATTGTGGCGCGGGCGGATTGGCGTAACCCGCCGTCGAAGGGCACGCGGGTCCGGCTCTCCACCGACCCGGTGCACACGTACTTCTTCTCGTCCGCCGACGGGCGCCGGCTGAATTGA
- a CDS encoding winged helix-turn-helix transcriptional regulator, giving the protein MMSVMAAVMEGRLADLSAWQTTDCSIAKAMDLVGTRSAVLILREAYYGTTRFDGFAQRVGITDAAAASQLRKLTAAGLLTKQPYQEQGKRTRHEYVLTEMGRGLLPAVLALMQWGDAYLQPGPAPLLLVEEATGAPVRVQVRSESGREIALEELGVRVNDDYLAAKRSPNP; this is encoded by the coding sequence ATGATGTCGGTCATGGCAGCAGTGATGGAAGGCCGGTTGGCCGATCTGAGCGCGTGGCAGACGACGGATTGCTCGATCGCCAAGGCGATGGATCTGGTCGGCACCCGCTCGGCCGTCCTGATTCTGCGCGAGGCGTACTACGGCACCACCCGGTTCGACGGCTTCGCGCAGCGCGTCGGCATCACCGACGCGGCCGCGGCGAGCCAGCTCCGCAAACTCACCGCCGCCGGCCTGCTCACCAAGCAGCCCTACCAGGAGCAGGGCAAACGCACCCGGCACGAATACGTGTTGACCGAGATGGGCCGCGGCCTGCTCCCGGCCGTCCTGGCACTGATGCAGTGGGGCGACGCCTATCTGCAGCCGGGCCCGGCCCCGCTGCTACTGGTCGAAGAAGCCACGGGCGCACCCGTGCGCGTACAGGTCCGCAGCGAATCCGGCCGCGAGATCGCGCTCGAAGAACTCGGCGTCCGCGTGAACGACGACTACCTCGCCGCCAAGCGGTCCCCAAACCCCTGA
- a CDS encoding thiolase family protein, giving the protein MRDAVIVEAVRTPIGKGKPNGALHEVNAVDLLAHSLREVVSRSGVDPVLIDDVIGGIVTQVGEQGMNMTRRAALAAGYPESVAATTVDRQCGSSQQAIHFAAQGVLAGAYDIVVAAGVESMGRVPMGANLVGSDDVSGRGFAERYPEGLVPQGISAELIAAKWGLNRTQLDEFAIGSHEKAALATKNGLFTRELAPLNGLHTDEGIRVGSTLDTLAKLRPAFYDEAMSARFPQIGWEVTAASASQVSDGSAAVLIMTSERAKQLGLRPLARLHSFAVAGDDPLLMLTAVIPSTRKVLQRAGLQLSDIDLFEVNEAFSPVVLAWAQETGADLAKVNVHGGAIAIGHPLGASGTRLATTLVHAMQERGARYGLQTMCEAGGLSNAMILERL; this is encoded by the coding sequence ATGAGAGACGCGGTGATCGTCGAAGCGGTACGCACCCCGATCGGCAAGGGCAAGCCGAACGGCGCGTTGCACGAGGTCAACGCGGTGGACCTGCTCGCGCACAGCCTGCGCGAGGTGGTCAGCCGCAGCGGCGTCGACCCGGTACTCATCGATGACGTGATCGGCGGCATCGTCACCCAGGTCGGCGAGCAGGGCATGAACATGACCCGGCGGGCCGCGCTCGCCGCCGGCTACCCCGAATCCGTCGCCGCCACCACGGTGGACCGGCAGTGCGGCAGCAGTCAGCAGGCGATCCACTTCGCCGCGCAGGGCGTGCTCGCCGGGGCGTACGACATCGTCGTCGCCGCCGGTGTCGAATCGATGGGCCGAGTTCCCATGGGCGCCAACCTCGTCGGCTCCGACGATGTCTCGGGCCGCGGCTTCGCCGAGCGCTACCCGGAAGGGCTGGTACCACAGGGAATCAGCGCCGAACTGATCGCCGCCAAATGGGGCCTGAACCGCACACAGCTCGACGAATTCGCCATCGGCAGTCACGAAAAGGCCGCTCTGGCAACGAAGAACGGCCTGTTCACGCGTGAACTCGCCCCGCTGAACGGCCTGCACACCGACGAGGGCATCCGGGTCGGCAGCACCCTGGATACCCTCGCCAAGCTGCGTCCCGCGTTCTACGACGAGGCCATGTCGGCCCGCTTCCCGCAGATCGGCTGGGAGGTCACCGCGGCGTCCGCGAGCCAGGTCAGCGACGGCAGTGCCGCGGTGCTCATCATGACCAGCGAGCGCGCGAAGCAGTTGGGCCTGCGTCCGCTGGCGCGGCTGCACAGCTTCGCGGTGGCCGGCGACGATCCGCTGCTGATGCTCACCGCCGTCATCCCGTCGACCCGAAAAGTGTTGCAGCGGGCCGGACTCCAGCTCTCCGACATCGACCTGTTCGAGGTCAACGAGGCCTTCTCGCCCGTCGTGCTGGCCTGGGCGCAGGAGACCGGCGCCGACCTCGCCAAGGTCAACGTGCACGGCGGCGCGATCGCCATCGGCCATCCGCTCGGCGCCTCCGGCACCCGCTTGGCCACCACCCTGGTGCATGCCATGCAGGAGCGCGGCGCCCGCTACGGCCTGCAAACCATGTGCGAGGCAGGCGGTTTGTCCAACGCGATGATCCTCGAACGCCTCTGA
- a CDS encoding winged helix-turn-helix transcriptional regulator, whose protein sequence is MQRTNFGEMACSIARTLDVIGEAWSPLILRDVFVGMTRFDQLQADLGVSRKVLTERLNHLVEHGILERKPYDQRPRYEYVLTQQGIELFEVLMVMKGWGDKWRAGAAGPPVLYRHHACGEISNVELRCDHCGEPMRATDIDLLPGPGAAT, encoded by the coding sequence ATGCAGCGGACGAATTTCGGTGAGATGGCCTGTTCCATCGCGCGCACCCTCGATGTCATCGGCGAGGCGTGGTCGCCGCTGATCCTGCGCGACGTGTTCGTCGGCATGACGCGCTTCGATCAGCTCCAGGCCGATCTCGGTGTCTCCCGCAAGGTGCTCACCGAACGCCTGAACCATCTGGTCGAGCACGGCATACTCGAGCGCAAGCCCTACGACCAGCGCCCGCGTTACGAATACGTACTGACCCAGCAGGGCATCGAACTGTTCGAGGTGCTCATGGTCATGAAGGGCTGGGGCGACAAGTGGCGGGCGGGTGCAGCCGGTCCGCCGGTCCTCTACCGTCATCACGCCTGCGGCGAGATCAGCAATGTGGAGCTCCGCTGCGACCACTGCGGGGAACCCATGCGCGCCACCGACATCGACCTGCTGCCCGGTCCCGGCGCGGCGACCTGA
- a CDS encoding dihydrofolate reductase family protein, which translates to MSKVISAHSVSVDGYITGRDPRAGHGLGDGGMLFDWYFDGDTPSAVFDGFKLSAPSARVFDAAGGRVGAIVAGRNTYEDSERFNGGSPHPNARLVVLSHRPMPVSERQILVTTGIEDAIAAARDAAGDGDVGLMGGGVLAAALRAGLVDEVLLHQVPILLGGGRPFFQSLPDHVRLRLIEAVPAPGVTHLHYEVQR; encoded by the coding sequence ATGAGCAAGGTCATCAGCGCCCATTCGGTATCCGTCGACGGCTACATCACCGGGCGCGACCCCCGAGCCGGGCACGGACTCGGCGACGGCGGGATGCTGTTCGACTGGTATTTCGACGGCGACACACCCAGTGCGGTGTTCGACGGTTTCAAGTTGAGCGCGCCGAGCGCCCGGGTCTTCGACGCCGCGGGCGGACGGGTGGGCGCGATCGTCGCCGGCCGCAACACCTACGAGGACTCGGAACGATTCAACGGCGGCAGTCCGCATCCGAACGCCCGGCTGGTCGTGCTCAGCCATCGGCCGATGCCGGTCAGCGAGCGGCAGATCCTGGTCACGACCGGGATCGAAGACGCGATCGCGGCGGCCCGCGACGCGGCCGGGGACGGTGACGTCGGACTGATGGGCGGCGGTGTGCTGGCCGCGGCGTTGCGGGCCGGGCTCGTCGACGAGGTGCTCCTGCACCAGGTTCCGATCCTGCTCGGCGGCGGTCGGCCGTTCTTCCAGTCGCTCCCGGATCACGTGCGACTGCGGCTGATCGAAGCCGTCCCCGCCCCCGGCGTCACCCACCTGCACTACGAGGTCCAGCGATGA
- a CDS encoding TIGR03618 family F420-dependent PPOX class oxidoreductase, translating to MIDPAVRQVLDSAPHAHLATLLPDGSPHAVPVYVGTEGDHVVILTGPDSRKARNLRRDPRVALSMTPADNLFHPVILRGRVVEWLDGDAAWAIIDRLAIKYTGRPYSRELHRVVALIEPDHQRAG from the coding sequence ATGATCGACCCCGCCGTCCGCCAGGTACTCGACAGTGCCCCGCACGCACACCTGGCCACCCTGCTGCCCGACGGTTCGCCCCACGCCGTGCCCGTCTACGTCGGCACCGAGGGCGACCACGTCGTCATCCTCACCGGCCCGGACTCGCGCAAGGCCCGCAACCTACGCCGCGACCCCCGCGTCGCGTTGTCGATGACCCCCGCCGACAACCTCTTCCACCCGGTGATCCTGCGCGGCCGGGTCGTCGAATGGCTCGACGGCGACGCCGCCTGGGCGATCATCGACCGGCTCGCGATCAAATACACCGGCCGGCCCTACTCCCGCGAACTCCACCGCGTCGTCGCCCTGATCGAGCCCGACCACCAGCGCGCCGGGTGA
- a CDS encoding o-succinylbenzoate synthase: MSDQVLESFVYAIPMRTRFRGITVREGMLIRGPLGWGEFCPFVEYDDREAAGWLATALEQVSAGWPEPVRDRIPINCTVPAVDAERAHAIVAGSGCGTAKVKIADHPDSLSEDLARVEAVRDALGPAGAIRVDANAVWDVATAVAHITRIDRAAGGLEYVEQPCRTIEELAAVRKHVDVRIAADESIRRAEDPLRVAVAGAADIAVLKCTPLGGVRRALRVAEAAGLPCVISSALETSVGLAAQLALAGALPELGFACGLGTLSLLAGDTVRDSLRPTDGYLPVPRTAPQPDPALLEQYRQCDPERVTWWANRLERTLQLIPAAT; the protein is encoded by the coding sequence ATGAGCGATCAAGTGCTGGAGAGCTTCGTCTACGCCATACCGATGCGCACCCGATTCCGCGGCATCACGGTGCGCGAAGGGATGCTGATTCGCGGACCGCTCGGCTGGGGAGAGTTCTGTCCGTTCGTCGAATACGACGACCGGGAAGCGGCCGGGTGGCTGGCGACGGCGCTAGAGCAGGTGAGCGCCGGATGGCCGGAGCCGGTCCGCGACCGGATCCCGATCAACTGCACGGTGCCCGCGGTGGACGCGGAGCGCGCGCACGCGATCGTCGCGGGATCGGGCTGCGGCACGGCCAAGGTGAAAATCGCGGACCATCCCGATTCGCTGAGCGAAGACCTCGCCCGGGTCGAGGCGGTGCGGGACGCACTGGGTCCGGCCGGGGCGATCCGGGTCGACGCCAACGCGGTATGGGATGTGGCGACCGCGGTCGCGCACATCACCCGAATCGACCGGGCCGCAGGCGGTTTGGAGTACGTCGAGCAGCCGTGCCGGACGATCGAGGAGCTGGCGGCGGTGCGCAAACACGTCGACGTCCGGATCGCCGCGGACGAATCGATCCGGCGCGCGGAAGACCCGTTACGGGTCGCGGTCGCCGGAGCCGCCGATATCGCGGTACTCAAATGCACACCCCTGGGCGGGGTCCGGCGCGCGCTGCGGGTCGCCGAGGCCGCCGGACTACCCTGCGTGATCTCCTCGGCACTGGAAACCAGCGTCGGCCTGGCCGCCCAACTAGCCCTCGCCGGCGCCCTCCCCGAACTCGGCTTCGCCTGCGGTCTGGGCACGTTGTCCCTGCTCGCCGGCGACACGGTGCGTGATTCGCTGCGCCCCACCGACGGTTACCTCCCCGTCCCCCGCACCGCCCCCCAACCCGACCCCGCCCTACTCGAGCAGTACCGCCAATGCGACCCCGAACGCGTCACCTGGTGGGCGAACCGCCTCGAGCGCACCCTCCAACTGATCCCTGCCGCAACCTGA